One Ranitomeya imitator isolate aRanImi1 chromosome 1, aRanImi1.pri, whole genome shotgun sequence DNA window includes the following coding sequences:
- the SKOR2 gene encoding SKI family transcriptional corepressor 2, whose translation MATSPLTAANDHLLPSPPISYQQDSLQSRVGHSNMKPNQVSQVTLYGIPIVSLVIDGQERLCLAQISNTLLKNYSYNEIHNRRVALGITCVQCTPVQLEILRRAGAMPISSRRCGMITKREAERLCKSFLGENRPPKLPDNFAFDVTHECAWGCRGNFIPARYNSSRAKCIKCTYCNMYFSPNKFIFHSHRTPEAKYTQPDAANFNSWRRHLKLSDKSPPDEMVFAWEDVKAMFNGGSRKRALSHAHCQSLGAVKASNGILPHMIGQDLNHKRPRFEEEEEIESSNIPNKAQRSYPVIPVPSKGFGMLQKFPASTLFPSPYTFPAFGLCQKKDDTDAVNGQKTSALSGLFWPGRKDAFYPPFCMFWPPRTPGGLPVPTYLQPQPSALTSITDNPTLRQAFLELADQSDASNLSNTGDNLFETECSSSPVSSDIRPSSESRTNVLDVPSFPIRKQSYHSAFRPVVKDAESIAKLHGSLDDFQNDRHVSPGTSCSYQSDSSDSDEEQEVDVETNKPTGEEEEEESLSSQFLQSRGLVESNEKTCKDRSPFSSSRSDTQTEKIESAEHPSSTPKDSSPRHASLEEPCYKDTQKSKDDNGNLSSKEDSYSDKSKEMHFYVTESDTTAGEFWREIPGEAAQDNNSSEGLKKDMGTMGKEELQKVLFEQIDLRRRLEQEFQVLKGTPSFPVFNNFHDQMKRELAYREEMVQQLQIIPYAASLIRKEKLGTHLSKS comes from the exons ATGGCCACGAGCCCACTAACAGCTGCAAACGACCACCTTTTACCCTCTCCTCCAATCTCCTACCAACAAGACTCCCTTCAGTCAAGAGTCGGTCACTCTAACATGAAACCAAACCAAGTCAGCCAAGTCACTCTGTACGGCATCCCCATTGTATCGCTGGTCATAGATGGGCAGGAGAGGTTGTGCCTTGCCCAAATCTCTAATACACTCCTGAAAAACTATAGCTACAATGAGATCCACAACCGGCGGGTGGCCCTGGGTATCACCTGTGTACAGTGCACCCCAGTTCAGCTGGAAATCTTGAGAAGGGCAGGAGCAATGCCCATATCTTCCAGAAGATGTGGAATGATTACTAAGAGGGAGGCTGAGAGACTGTGCAAGTCCTTCTTAGGAGAAAACAGACCACCAAAGCTTCCCGATAACTTTGCATTTGACGTTACTCATGAGTGCGCATGGGGATGCAGGGGGAACTTCATCCCAGCGAGGTACAACAGCTCCAGAGCTAAGTGTATAAAATGCACCTACTGCAACATGTACTTCTCCCCAAACAagttcattttccactcacacaggACCCCAGAAGCGAAATATACCCAGCCCGACGCCGCCAACTTCAATTCATGGAGAAGACATCTAAAACTTTCAGATAAAAGCCCTCCAGATGAAATGGTCTTTGCCTGGGAGGACGTCAAAGCGATGTTCAATGGTGGCAGTCGTAAGAGGGCTTTAAGTCATGCACACTGCCAAAGTCTTGGCGCCGTAAAGGCATCCAATGGGATCTTGCCACACATGATCGGGCAAGACCTCAACCACAAGAGGCCAAGGTTCGAAGAAGAAGAAGAGATAGAGAGCAGCAACATCCCAAACAAGGCCCAAAGAAGTTACCCTGTCATTCCAGTACCTAGCAAAGGATTTGGCATGTTGCAAAAATTCCCAGCCAGCACCCTCTTTCCAAGTCCATACACCTTCCCGGCCTTTGGCCTGTGTCAGAAAAAAGATGACACTGATGCAGTCAACGGTCAGAAAACCAGTGCACTGTCAGGACTATTCTGGCCTGGTAGAAAAGATGCATTTTACCCTCCTTTTTGTATGTTTTGGCCACCAAGAACCCCTGGTGGACTTCCAGTTCCTACTTATCTTCAGCCTCAACCCAGCGCCCTTACTTCCATCACAGACAACCCAACCTTGAGACAGGCCTTCCTAGAGCTGGCGGACCAGAGTGATGCCAGTAACCTCAGCAACACCGGTGACAACTTGTTTGAAACTGAATGTTCCAGCTCCCCGGTGTCCAGCGACATCAGACCTTCCTCTGAATCCAGGACCAATGTCTTGGATGTACCTTCTTTCCCGATTAGAAAACAGAGCTACCACTCCGCCTTCCGACCTGTGGTCAAAGACGCCGAGAGCATTGCCAAATTGCATGGTAGCCTTGATGACTTTCAGAACGACAGGCATGTGTCTCCCGGCACTAGCTGCAGTTACCAAAGTGACAGCTCAGACTCGGACGAAGAGCAGGAGGTAGATGTGGAGACCAATAAGCCGACCggcgaagaggaagaagaggaaagtCTTAGCAGTCAGTTTTTGCAGAGCAGAGGACTGGTAGAAAGCAATGAGAAAACATGCAAAGATCGTTCCCCGTTCTCCAGCTCAAGGAGCGACACCCAGACGGAGAAAATTGAAAGCGCAGAACATCCTTCTTCCACCCCAAAAGACTCCAGCCCCCGTCATGCCTCACTGGAGGAACCTTGCTACAAAGAT ACACAGAAAAGCAAAGACGACAATGGGAACTTATCCTCCAAGGAAGACTCCTACTCAG ATAAAAGCAAAGAAATGCATTTTTATGTCACCGAATCGGACACCACGGCGGGTGAATTCTGGAGAGAAATACCAG gagaaGCCGCTCAGGACAACAACTCATCAGAAGGTCTGAAGAAGGATATGGGGACCATGGGGAAAG aagagCTTCAAAAAGTTTTATTCGAGCAAATAGACCTGAGGAGGAGATTGGAGCAAGAATTCCAGGTGTTAAAGGGGACGCCATCATTTCCTGTGTTCA ATAACTTCCATGACCAAATGAAGCGAGAACTAGCATATAGAGAGGAAATGGTCCAGCAACTACAAATT